GCCATGAAGAAAATCAGTGGTGCATATTCGCTGGTAATTATGAGTCCCAGAAAGCTAATTGGAGCAAGAGACCCCTTCGGATTTCACCCGCTTTGTATCGGCAAGAGAAATAATGCCTTTATATTAGCATCTGAAACGGCTGCTCTTCATGCAGTGGATGCGGAATTTATTCGTGATGTACTACCCGGCGAGGTAGTAATGATTGATAAGGATGGAATTCATTCGAATACGGAGCTATGTACACCGAAGATAGCAAGATGTATTTTTGAATATATTTATTTTGCCAGACCGGATACCAGCTTTGATGGTGTAAGTGTATATAATTCCAGAATTATGGCCGGTAGAATCCTGGCACAGACCCATCCTGTTGAAGCTGATATTATAGTAGGTGTACCTGATTCCGGTAATGCTGCTGCATTAGGATATTCCATGGAATCCGGAATTCCTTTTGGTATGGCCTTTGTGAAAAACAGTTATGTTGGACGTACCTTTATAAAGCCCAAGCAAGCAATGCGACAATCCAGTGTCCGTATTAAGCTCAATGTTTTGGCGGAGGTAGTTCGGGGCAAGAGGGTTGTAATGATCGATGATTCTATTGTCAGAGGAACAACCAGCGAGAAAATTGTTCGAATGCTTAAGAATGCAGGCGCTACGGAGGTACATGTAAGAATAAGCTCGCCACCGTTCTTACATCCGTGTTACTTTGGAACAGACATTCCGACAGGAGAACAACTGATTGCTCATAATCATTCAGTGGAAGAAATTCGTCAGATGATCGATGCGGATTCTTTGGGATATCTGGAAGTGGAGCGTCTAAGTGATATGATTGGCGGAGATACCGGATTTTGTGATGCCTGCTTCACCGGCAATTATCCCATTGATCCACCCAAGGAGGATATACGGGGAGAATTCGAGGCCTAATGAGAGAATCGGAGGTATGTATGGAATTTTATGCAGATGATAGTAATGTAAACGTCATTGGAAGAAGCTTAATGATGAATAATACAAGATATCTGGGATATTCCTGTTCAGCAATAGAGTTTGAATTTACTGGAACGAAAGTGGAAGCTGATATATGGACGGATTCTGATACACTGGAAACAGAATTAAAAGCATGGGTTGCAGTCTTTGTAAATGATGAGGAGCTTCCGGTGAAGCGTTTTTCCTTGGAGAAGAACGGAATCTACCTGTTATATGAGGGAGCGAAGTCTCAGACGACGAAGATACGTCTTGTAAAATATTCGGAAGCAGCGTTTGGAAAGATTGGCATAAGATCAATCAGAATAGATAGCGACCAGCCAC
The nucleotide sequence above comes from Variimorphobacter saccharofermentans. Encoded proteins:
- the purF gene encoding amidophosphoribosyltransferase, which produces MSIEYLENPDEIHEECGVFGAYDLDGNDVVSSIYYGLFALQHRGQESCGIAISDTNGPKGKVKVWKGMGLVSEVFSPENLETLAGGNIGVGHVRYSTAGGSNISNTQPLVLNYVKGTLALAHNGNLVNTPELRRELEYTGAIFQTTIDSEVIAYHIARERLNSKTVEEAVSRAMKKISGAYSLVIMSPRKLIGARDPFGFHPLCIGKRNNAFILASETAALHAVDAEFIRDVLPGEVVMIDKDGIHSNTELCTPKIARCIFEYIYFARPDTSFDGVSVYNSRIMAGRILAQTHPVEADIIVGVPDSGNAAALGYSMESGIPFGMAFVKNSYVGRTFIKPKQAMRQSSVRIKLNVLAEVVRGKRVVMIDDSIVRGTTSEKIVRMLKNAGATEVHVRISSPPFLHPCYFGTDIPTGEQLIAHNHSVEEIRQMIDADSLGYLEVERLSDMIGGDTGFCDACFTGNYPIDPPKEDIRGEFEA